Proteins encoded together in one Hymenobacter monticola window:
- a CDS encoding T9SS type A sorting domain-containing protein, which yields MKNHLLSALLLVAGLGLAETAAAQTQVFVQWPLKRNASDSAAVRSTGVTPGTPMLRRYFISNGQVPTGAAAFAPYSSVGQAFGVNADGSGWSSTAPSMGPGGSPRRGFSEQFSFTATSAVQVDSILFSAAVVSSANGKVAVAYSRSNFVSDSTDITGGKGPTGVLPSTGNATFGLSSTGGTVNTAVNGAVVPQYVAGAPSSATTFRLALNGATGLAVPSGQTLSVRLYFGVASTGVGRYVLLRNVTLKSRQVALAARSAVQTNLAVYPNPAQNQLNVPHTAASRDARVTVFSTTGSKVAAFVAQAGSTETAVDLSALPKGLYLVEYADGTQRSSARIVKE from the coding sequence ATGAAAAATCATCTACTTTCTGCCCTATTACTAGTAGCGGGCTTGGGCCTGGCAGAAACAGCCGCTGCCCAAACGCAGGTTTTTGTGCAGTGGCCCTTAAAGCGCAACGCTTCGGATAGCGCGGCGGTGCGCTCGACGGGCGTGACGCCCGGTACGCCAATGCTGCGGCGCTATTTTATTTCGAACGGACAGGTTCCGACCGGGGCAGCAGCGTTTGCGCCCTATTCCAGCGTTGGCCAAGCTTTCGGCGTGAATGCTGACGGCAGCGGGTGGAGCTCCACGGCTCCTTCCATGGGTCCGGGCGGCTCGCCCCGTCGCGGCTTCTCTGAGCAGTTCTCGTTTACGGCCACCTCGGCGGTACAGGTCGACTCGATTCTGTTCAGCGCTGCGGTGGTGAGTTCGGCCAACGGCAAGGTGGCGGTGGCGTACTCGCGCAGCAATTTCGTTTCCGATTCCACCGACATCACCGGCGGCAAAGGCCCCACGGGCGTGCTCCCGAGCACCGGCAATGCAACGTTCGGCCTGAGCTCCACCGGCGGCACGGTGAACACGGCCGTGAACGGGGCTGTGGTACCGCAGTACGTAGCCGGGGCTCCAAGCTCGGCCACTACCTTCCGCCTGGCCCTGAACGGTGCCACCGGCCTGGCAGTGCCTTCGGGCCAAACGTTGAGCGTACGCCTCTACTTCGGCGTCGCCAGCACCGGCGTTGGCCGCTACGTATTGCTGCGCAACGTGACCCTGAAAAGCCGTCAGGTTGCCCTGGCCGCCCGCTCGGCCGTGCAAACCAATCTGGCCGTGTACCCCAACCCGGCGCAAAACCAGCTCAACGTGCCCCACACCGCTGCCAGCCGCGACGCCCGCGTGACCGTGTTCAGCACCACCGGCTCTAAAGTGGCCGCTTTCGTGGCCCAAGCCGGCAGCACCGAAACGGCGGTTGACCTGAGCGCCCTGCCCAAAGGCCTCTACCTGGTAGAGTACGCCGACGGCACGCAGCGCAGCAGCGCCCGCATCGTGAAAGAATAG
- a CDS encoding glycosyl hydrolase family 28 protein: MKSTSMMLLAGLAASLSVAFQPAAAPQTQVFLVGDSTMAEKADLTKPERGWGMEFGQYFDNSVVIRNTAQNGRSTKSFYREGRWAKVLEGLKPGDWVFIQFGHNDSKLDDSVRAAPAQTTYRQFLTKFVQEAKAKGANPVLLTPVGRRYFDDKGQRKDDHGEYPGVVREVAKAQKVPLIDLHEQSWKMYSQLGEAGTRPLFWSYQNGYYQPNPVPPAKNDNTHFSQYGAARVAQLVAEDVQAQHLGLASHLSRTPFEGKLLADLPVVLAPSFKKDTFNLAKYGAVADGQTLNTEVFRKAIDACAVGGGTVLVPRGLWLTGPIVLKNNVNLHLATGALVQFTADRSQYPLVKTTWEGEDAIRSQAPISGVDLTNIAITGNGTFDGAGDAWRPVKKSKLNETQWKSLLESGGVLNDKKDYWYPSASSLKGNLMAASGQKRSSLNAAEFDDIRDYLRPNMLSLTRCKQILLEGFVIQNSPAWTIHPLLCENITLRNVTARNPWYGQNTDALDLESCRNGIVEGCTFDVGDDGICIKSGRDEQGRKRGVPTENFIIRDTKVYHAHGGFVIGSEMSGGARNLYVSNCTFIGTDVGLRFKTARGRGGVVENIFVDGVDMTNIAGEAILFDMYYAAKDPVPMAGESSAPPVIAAMPLNEGTPQFKTFRIKNVTCKGANTGILVRGLPEMSIKDISIENAVLESKKGLVCQEAENIRLKNVTLLSADTAPVMEVQNSRNLAFDGIRYANGAELLLRVTGDRSKDIRLTNTDTKKAKKDVQLGDKLAKKTVSVAQR; the protein is encoded by the coding sequence ATGAAATCAACTTCGATGATGCTGCTGGCCGGGCTGGCGGCTTCCCTTTCGGTAGCTTTCCAACCGGCGGCTGCGCCCCAAACCCAGGTGTTTCTGGTGGGCGACTCGACCATGGCTGAGAAGGCCGACCTGACCAAGCCCGAGCGTGGCTGGGGCATGGAGTTCGGCCAGTACTTCGACAATAGTGTCGTCATCCGCAACACGGCCCAAAACGGGCGCAGCACCAAAAGCTTTTACCGCGAAGGCCGCTGGGCCAAGGTGCTCGAAGGCCTGAAGCCCGGCGACTGGGTGTTTATCCAGTTCGGCCACAACGACTCAAAGCTGGATGACAGCGTGCGCGCCGCCCCGGCCCAGACCACGTACCGGCAGTTTCTCACCAAATTTGTGCAGGAGGCCAAGGCCAAAGGCGCCAACCCCGTGCTGCTCACGCCGGTGGGCCGCCGCTACTTCGACGACAAAGGCCAGCGCAAAGACGACCACGGCGAATACCCCGGCGTGGTGCGCGAGGTAGCCAAAGCGCAGAAGGTGCCGCTGATTGACTTGCACGAGCAAAGCTGGAAGATGTATTCGCAGCTGGGCGAGGCCGGCACCCGGCCGCTGTTCTGGAGCTACCAAAACGGCTACTACCAGCCCAACCCCGTGCCGCCGGCCAAGAACGACAACACCCACTTCTCGCAGTACGGCGCCGCCCGCGTGGCCCAGCTGGTGGCCGAAGACGTGCAGGCCCAGCACCTGGGGCTGGCCAGCCACCTCAGCCGCACGCCCTTCGAGGGCAAGCTGCTGGCCGACCTGCCGGTGGTACTGGCACCTTCGTTCAAAAAGGACACCTTCAACCTGGCCAAGTACGGCGCCGTGGCCGACGGCCAGACCCTGAACACCGAAGTCTTCCGCAAGGCCATCGATGCCTGCGCTGTGGGAGGCGGCACCGTGCTGGTACCGCGAGGCCTGTGGCTGACCGGCCCCATTGTGCTGAAAAACAACGTGAACCTGCACCTGGCCACCGGCGCCCTGGTGCAGTTCACCGCCGACCGCAGCCAGTACCCACTCGTGAAAACCACTTGGGAAGGGGAGGACGCCATCCGCAGCCAGGCCCCCATTTCGGGCGTGGACCTGACCAACATTGCCATCACCGGCAACGGCACCTTCGACGGCGCCGGCGATGCCTGGCGGCCCGTGAAGAAGAGCAAGCTCAACGAGACGCAGTGGAAAAGCCTGCTGGAATCGGGCGGCGTGCTCAATGATAAAAAGGACTATTGGTACCCCTCGGCCAGCTCGCTCAAGGGCAACCTGATGGCCGCTTCGGGCCAGAAGCGCAGCAGCCTCAACGCGGCTGAATTTGATGACATCCGCGACTACCTGCGGCCCAACATGCTCAGCCTCACGCGCTGCAAGCAGATTTTGCTCGAAGGCTTCGTAATTCAGAACTCACCGGCCTGGACCATTCATCCGCTGCTCTGCGAAAACATTACCCTGCGCAACGTGACGGCCCGCAACCCCTGGTACGGCCAAAACACCGACGCGCTGGACCTGGAATCGTGCCGCAACGGCATCGTAGAGGGCTGCACGTTTGATGTGGGCGACGACGGCATCTGCATCAAATCGGGCCGCGACGAGCAGGGCCGTAAGCGTGGTGTGCCCACCGAAAACTTCATCATCCGCGACACGAAGGTGTACCACGCCCACGGCGGCTTCGTGATTGGCTCGGAGATGTCGGGCGGCGCGCGCAACCTCTACGTGAGCAACTGCACGTTCATCGGTACCGACGTGGGGCTGCGTTTCAAAACGGCCCGGGGCCGCGGGGGCGTGGTCGAGAACATCTTTGTGGATGGCGTCGATATGACCAATATTGCCGGCGAAGCCATTCTGTTCGACATGTACTATGCGGCCAAAGACCCCGTGCCTATGGCTGGTGAGAGCTCGGCGCCGCCCGTCATCGCGGCGATGCCGTTGAATGAGGGCACGCCGCAGTTCAAAACCTTCCGCATCAAAAACGTGACCTGCAAGGGCGCCAACACCGGCATCCTGGTGCGCGGCCTGCCCGAAATGAGCATCAAGGACATCAGCATCGAAAACGCAGTGCTCGAAAGCAAAAAAGGCCTTGTGTGCCAGGAAGCCGAGAACATTCGCCTGAAAAACGTGACCCTGCTCTCGGCCGATACCGCGCCAGTGATGGAGGTGCAAAACAGCCGAAACCTCGCCTTCGACGGCATCCGCTACGCCAACGGCGCCGAGCTGCTGCTGCGTGTGACCGGCGACCGCAGCAAGGACATTCGCCTGACCAACACCGACACCAAGAAGGCCAAAAAAGACGTGCAACTGGGCGACAAGCTGGCCAAGAAAACGGTAAGCGTGGCCCAGCGGTAA
- a CDS encoding glycoside hydrolase family 88/105 protein, translated as MKHPSRFLLPFLGLALLSETTAAQTATKPYSQRMADAFISWNPDSIVVGNAKVSRWNYEQGLMYTALERVWERTGDACYYTYIQKDLNRFVQKDGSIRTYKAEEFQLDNVTPGRGLLLLSQLSAVPEQDKYIKAAQLLRKQLDAQPRTKEGGFWHKKIYPNQMWLDGLYMAAPFYAEYSRVFNQPAGLDDVAKQFALIEQHLVDPKTGLLYHGYDESREQPWANKTTGQSPSFWDRAVGWYGMALVDVLDYFPANHPQRPALVKALQRLAPVLAKYQDAKTGTWSLVMGQEGRKGNYAEASGSSMFVYALAKGVRLGYLDKKYAAVAKKGYEGILKTFVATEANGALAYNGTVSVGGLGGKPYRDGTFDYYLTEPLRKNDLKGVGPFILASTEMEIAAEAGIGQGKTVGLDYFFNHEMRKSPLTGEQEQWHYTWEERQHGGFWLWGAQFRELGARTVAVPAAPTAASLKPLSVYIIVDPDSRKESPKPNYVQPADSKVITEWVKGGGTLVLLANDTANCETKRFNELAKNFGVQFTAQSVNMVQGAQFEQGKVDLTSGKAVFKNAGTAYVKELSVLSVAAPAQPLVTNNGKVIMATARLGKGKVFILGDPWLYNEYVDGRKIPASFENFQAGKDLATWLLGK; from the coding sequence ATGAAACACCCTTCCCGCTTCCTGCTGCCGTTCCTGGGGCTGGCGCTGCTCAGCGAAACCACCGCTGCCCAAACGGCCACCAAGCCGTACTCGCAGCGCATGGCCGATGCGTTTATCTCCTGGAATCCTGATTCCATCGTGGTGGGCAATGCGAAAGTCAGCCGCTGGAACTACGAGCAGGGCCTGATGTACACGGCCCTGGAGCGCGTGTGGGAGCGGACCGGCGACGCCTGCTATTACACCTACATTCAGAAAGACCTCAACCGCTTTGTGCAGAAGGACGGCAGCATCCGCACCTACAAGGCCGAGGAGTTCCAACTCGACAACGTGACGCCCGGCCGCGGGCTGCTGCTGCTGAGCCAGCTGTCGGCGGTGCCCGAGCAGGACAAGTACATCAAAGCCGCACAGCTGCTGCGCAAGCAGCTCGACGCCCAGCCCCGCACCAAGGAGGGCGGCTTCTGGCACAAGAAAATTTACCCCAACCAGATGTGGCTCGACGGCCTGTACATGGCCGCGCCGTTCTATGCCGAGTACAGCCGCGTGTTCAACCAGCCCGCCGGGCTCGATGACGTGGCCAAGCAGTTTGCGCTGATTGAGCAGCACCTCGTCGACCCCAAAACCGGCCTGCTCTACCACGGCTACGACGAAAGCCGCGAGCAGCCTTGGGCCAACAAAACCACCGGCCAGAGCCCCAGCTTCTGGGACCGCGCCGTGGGCTGGTACGGCATGGCCCTGGTCGACGTGCTCGACTATTTCCCCGCCAACCATCCGCAACGGCCTGCCCTCGTGAAAGCCCTGCAGCGCCTGGCGCCCGTGCTGGCCAAGTACCAGGACGCCAAAACCGGCACCTGGAGCCTGGTGATGGGCCAAGAAGGCCGCAAGGGCAACTACGCCGAAGCCTCCGGCAGCAGCATGTTCGTATACGCGCTGGCCAAGGGCGTGCGCCTGGGCTACCTCGATAAGAAATACGCGGCTGTGGCCAAAAAGGGCTACGAGGGCATCCTGAAAACCTTCGTGGCCACCGAGGCCAATGGCGCGCTGGCCTACAACGGCACCGTGAGCGTGGGCGGCCTGGGTGGCAAGCCTTACCGCGACGGCACCTTCGACTACTACCTCACCGAGCCACTGCGCAAGAACGATTTGAAAGGTGTGGGCCCCTTCATCCTGGCCAGCACCGAGATGGAAATTGCGGCCGAGGCTGGCATCGGCCAAGGCAAAACCGTGGGCCTGGACTACTTCTTCAACCACGAGATGCGCAAAAGCCCGCTCACCGGCGAGCAGGAGCAGTGGCACTACACCTGGGAAGAGCGTCAGCACGGCGGTTTCTGGCTGTGGGGCGCGCAGTTCCGCGAGCTGGGCGCCCGCACCGTAGCCGTGCCCGCTGCGCCTACGGCCGCCAGCCTCAAGCCATTGAGCGTGTACATCATCGTGGACCCAGACTCACGCAAGGAGTCGCCCAAGCCCAACTACGTGCAGCCCGCCGACAGCAAGGTTATCACCGAGTGGGTGAAGGGCGGTGGCACCCTCGTGCTGCTGGCCAACGACACGGCCAACTGCGAAACCAAGCGCTTCAACGAACTGGCCAAAAACTTCGGCGTGCAGTTCACCGCCCAAAGTGTGAACATGGTGCAGGGCGCGCAGTTCGAGCAAGGCAAGGTCGATTTGACTTCCGGCAAAGCCGTATTCAAGAACGCCGGCACAGCTTATGTGAAGGAGCTGTCGGTGCTGTCGGTGGCCGCGCCGGCCCAGCCGCTGGTGACGAACAATGGCAAAGTCATCATGGCCACGGCCCGGCTGGGCAAGGGCAAAGTCTTCATCCTCGGCGACCCGTGGCTGTACAACGAGTATGTGGACGGTCGCAAGATTCCGGCAAGTTTTGAAAATTTTCAGGCCGGGAAGGACCTCGCCACCTGGCTGCTGGGCAAGTAG
- a CDS encoding sodium/sugar symporter — MNQHTLGTIDYIVFFVYFIIVSGYGIWVYRRKTGHDGTLEGNSKDYFLAEGSLTWWAIGSSLIASNISAEQFVGMSGSGFAMGLAIATYEWMAAITLVIVAVFFIPVYLKNNIATMPQFLSQRYNGTVAMIMALFWLALYVVVNLTSILYLGAIAISSIAGLNLTFCMYMLAGFAVIITLGGMKVIGFTDVIQVFFLILGGLATTYLALNLVAEHYGTSGAISGFNLMTEHASDHFQMIFKRDNEHYLDLPGLTVLLGGMWIVNLNYWGCNQYITQRALGADLPTARSGILFAAFLKLLMPVIVVLPGIAAYVLYKQDVFGAAEFGSGADLNPDRAYPVLLNILPVGLKGLSFAALTAAVVASLAGKANSIATIFTLDVYHKVFKTDATEKQLVATGKIAVVVAMILGVLIAPHLGIDKKGGFQYIQEYTGFVSPGIFAMFILGFFWKKTTSTAALFATIGGFLLSVLFKFLPTYTDLSFLAPFGFAVKPAGSNVYEIPFLDRMGFVFVICIIMMIIISLIDNARGVKPKGLEVDSSMFKPQPSFVIGTAAIVVILTTLYTIYW; from the coding sequence ATGAACCAACACACCCTCGGTACGATTGACTACATCGTATTCTTCGTCTACTTCATCATCGTCTCCGGCTACGGCATCTGGGTATACCGGCGCAAAACCGGCCACGACGGCACCCTGGAGGGCAATTCCAAAGACTATTTCCTCGCCGAAGGCTCCCTGACGTGGTGGGCCATTGGGTCCTCACTCATCGCCTCCAACATCTCGGCCGAGCAGTTCGTGGGCATGTCGGGCTCGGGCTTCGCCATGGGCTTGGCCATTGCCACCTACGAGTGGATGGCGGCCATTACGCTGGTCATCGTGGCCGTGTTCTTCATTCCGGTGTACCTGAAGAATAACATCGCCACCATGCCGCAGTTTCTCAGCCAGCGCTACAACGGCACGGTGGCCATGATTATGGCCCTGTTCTGGCTGGCCCTCTACGTAGTGGTGAACCTGACCTCGATTCTCTACCTCGGCGCCATCGCCATCAGCAGCATCGCGGGCCTCAACCTGACCTTCTGCATGTACATGCTGGCGGGCTTCGCCGTCATCATCACGCTGGGCGGCATGAAGGTGATTGGCTTCACCGACGTGATTCAGGTGTTCTTCCTGATTCTGGGCGGCCTGGCCACCACCTACCTGGCCCTGAATCTGGTGGCCGAGCACTACGGCACCAGCGGCGCCATCAGCGGCTTCAACCTGATGACCGAGCACGCCTCCGACCACTTCCAGATGATTTTCAAGCGCGACAACGAGCACTACCTCGACCTGCCGGGCCTCACCGTGCTGCTCGGCGGCATGTGGATTGTGAACCTCAACTACTGGGGCTGCAACCAGTACATCACCCAGCGCGCCCTGGGCGCCGACCTTCCCACGGCCCGCTCGGGCATTTTGTTTGCCGCCTTCCTCAAACTGCTCATGCCCGTGATTGTGGTGTTGCCTGGCATTGCGGCCTACGTGCTCTACAAGCAGGACGTATTTGGCGCCGCCGAATTTGGCTCCGGCGCCGACCTCAACCCCGACCGCGCCTACCCGGTGCTGCTCAACATCCTGCCGGTTGGTCTGAAAGGCCTGTCCTTCGCCGCCCTCACGGCCGCCGTGGTGGCCTCACTGGCTGGCAAAGCCAATTCCATTGCCACCATCTTCACGCTCGACGTGTACCACAAGGTGTTCAAAACCGACGCCACGGAGAAGCAGCTGGTAGCCACCGGCAAAATCGCCGTGGTGGTGGCCATGATTCTGGGCGTGCTCATTGCGCCGCACCTGGGCATCGACAAGAAAGGCGGTTTCCAGTACATCCAGGAATACACCGGCTTCGTGTCGCCGGGCATCTTCGCCATGTTCATCCTGGGCTTCTTCTGGAAGAAAACAACCTCTACGGCCGCGCTTTTTGCCACCATCGGCGGCTTCCTGCTGTCGGTGCTGTTCAAGTTCCTACCCACCTACACGGATTTGTCGTTCCTAGCGCCGTTCGGTTTCGCCGTGAAGCCCGCCGGCTCCAACGTCTACGAAATTCCCTTTCTCGACCGCATGGGCTTCGTGTTCGTCATCTGCATCATCATGATGATTATCATCAGCCTGATTGACAACGCCCGCGGCGTGAAGCCCAAGGGCCTGGAAGTGGACAGCAGCATGTTCAAGCCACAACCCAGCTTTGTGATTGGTACGGCGGCCATTGTGGTCATTCTCACCACGCTCTATACCATCTATTGGTAG
- a CDS encoding pectinesterase family protein: MSKLLLFVLLLVSLTGFAQTKNVVVAQDGSGNYRTVQAALDAVPLNNRTPTVIFIRKGIYKEKLNLAKKKNFVRLKGEDVNTTILTFDDYNGRTPANGEPLGTSEASTFRVFGADFSAENITFENTAGTVGQGPAMWVYGDRARFVGCRFLGFRDTLYVYGYGSRQYYKDCYIEGTTDYILGSATAWLEDCTLFCKTGGTVIIAASTPDSIRYGIVMQRCKIGGEAPPESYFIARPWKPTGKTVLLSCELANIIKPKGWDHWGKESNKQDAFFAEYKSIGPGAAPKARILWSRQLTPQQAAFYTRESVLGNWDPNASVE, translated from the coding sequence ATGTCTAAGCTTCTACTGTTTGTCTTGCTGCTCGTCAGCCTCACCGGCTTTGCCCAAACCAAAAACGTGGTGGTGGCCCAGGACGGCTCCGGCAACTACCGCACCGTACAGGCCGCCCTCGATGCCGTTCCCCTGAACAACCGCACGCCCACGGTCATCTTCATCCGCAAAGGCATTTACAAGGAGAAGTTGAACCTGGCCAAAAAGAAGAACTTTGTGCGCCTCAAGGGCGAGGACGTGAACACCACCATCCTCACCTTCGACGACTACAACGGCCGCACCCCCGCCAACGGCGAGCCCCTGGGCACTTCCGAGGCCTCCACGTTCCGGGTATTTGGCGCCGACTTCTCGGCCGAAAACATCACCTTCGAGAACACGGCCGGTACGGTAGGGCAGGGGCCCGCCATGTGGGTGTACGGCGACCGCGCCCGCTTTGTGGGCTGCCGCTTCCTGGGCTTCCGCGACACGCTATACGTGTACGGCTACGGCAGCCGGCAGTACTACAAAGACTGCTACATCGAGGGCACCACCGATTACATTTTGGGCTCGGCCACGGCTTGGCTTGAGGACTGCACCTTGTTTTGCAAAACCGGCGGCACCGTCATCATCGCCGCTTCCACGCCCGACAGCATTCGCTACGGCATCGTGATGCAGCGCTGCAAGATTGGCGGCGAAGCCCCGCCCGAGTCCTACTTCATTGCCCGCCCTTGGAAGCCCACCGGCAAAACCGTGCTGCTGAGCTGCGAGCTCGCCAACATCATCAAGCCCAAGGGCTGGGACCACTGGGGCAAGGAAAGCAACAAACAAGACGCCTTTTTCGCCGAGTACAAGTCCATTGGGCCGGGTGCCGCGCCCAAGGCGCGCATCCTGTGGTCACGCCAGCTCACGCCGCAGCAGGCCGCCTTCTACACCCGCGAGAGCGTGCTGGGCAACTGGGACCCCAACGCCAGCGTGGAGTAA